The Desulfovibrio subterraneus genome has a window encoding:
- a CDS encoding DUF721 domain-containing protein, whose product MEQRIGEALDRLLQRKGAGTGFKLAQLWRNWDMVMGEELRLLAIPLGHRKTTLIIGAEDNMAQQELTYYTYEIIERVNAFLDEPFFDRVQVDLLMGKPALDELNMPSIERYIPALPPRPARLGNLLGKLDPASPVTRCYEKYVRMFDEAE is encoded by the coding sequence ATGGAACAACGCATCGGCGAGGCGCTAGACCGCCTGCTCCAGCGCAAAGGCGCGGGAACCGGCTTCAAGCTTGCGCAACTGTGGCGCAACTGGGATATGGTAATGGGGGAAGAGCTCAGACTTCTCGCCATTCCGCTCGGGCATCGCAAGACCACCCTGATCATAGGTGCGGAGGATAATATGGCGCAGCAGGAGCTGACCTATTACACCTATGAGATCATCGAACGGGTGAATGCGTTTTTGGACGAACCTTTCTTCGACAGGGTGCAGGTTGACCTGCTCATGGGCAAACCTGCGCTGGACGAGCTGAACATGCCGTCCATCGAGCGCTACATTCCCGCTCTGCCGCCAAGACCGGCACGGCTGGGAAATCTGCTCGGCAAACTCGATCCGGCATCGCCGGTAACACGCTGTTACGAAAAATACGTCCGC
- a CDS encoding FUSC family protein — MPLSDLDSTAAHVRHGIKTGIAALLALVIASLLDPKFGMWAVVSSVIVMQVNVAESIHMCWYRFTGTAVGALIGILGIVLLPETPLGTAIALFCSVAFCAYMTRHNPRYRMAAITVSIVLIASLGAENRVVFSLMRVVEITIGVLCSYVVSIWILPARVGEALEVRLQTQFTRASDIYAALVEDFLGTTATTTEATLEPLLKDIAANRGLFRKMLRHESPLFDDNATLMDKQIVVLEQCARHLTGMLRTVLDMREGGYNLLMAPEIRAVVTASRVAMTALGEDREPDVNSLRALLDKADRKLEELRESGATKRFSARELVQVLAFYHYIQRMGEDLQNALGRSAAQS, encoded by the coding sequence ATGCCCCTGTCAGATTTGGACTCCACTGCGGCTCACGTCCGCCACGGCATAAAAACAGGCATTGCCGCCCTGCTCGCCCTTGTCATCGCCTCCCTGCTCGACCCCAAGTTCGGCATGTGGGCGGTGGTTTCTTCCGTCATCGTCATGCAGGTGAACGTGGCTGAATCCATCCACATGTGCTGGTACCGCTTTACCGGAACCGCCGTGGGTGCGCTCATCGGGATACTCGGCATTGTCCTGCTTCCCGAAACTCCGCTGGGAACAGCCATCGCCCTGTTCTGCTCAGTGGCTTTTTGCGCCTACATGACACGGCACAATCCGCGTTACCGCATGGCGGCCATAACCGTATCCATCGTGCTCATTGCCAGCCTCGGTGCCGAAAACCGCGTCGTGTTCAGCCTGATGCGCGTGGTGGAAATAACCATCGGCGTGCTGTGCTCCTATGTGGTTTCCATCTGGATTCTGCCCGCCCGCGTGGGCGAAGCGCTTGAGGTGCGGCTGCAGACGCAGTTTACCCGCGCATCCGACATATATGCCGCGCTGGTTGAAGATTTTCTCGGCACCACCGCCACCACCACGGAAGCGACGCTGGAACCGCTGCTCAAGGATATCGCCGCCAACCGTGGTCTGTTCCGCAAGATGCTGCGCCATGAATCACCACTCTTTGATGACAACGCCACTCTGATGGACAAGCAGATCGTGGTGCTGGAGCAATGCGCACGCCACCTTACGGGCATGCTGCGTACCGTGCTGGATATGCGCGAGGGTGGTTACAACCTGCTCATGGCGCCGGAGATACGCGCCGTGGTCACGGCATCACGCGTGGCCATGACCGCGCTAGGCGAAGACCGCGAGCCGGATGTAAATTCGCTGCGCGCCCTGCTGGACAAGGCCGACCGCAAGCTTGAAGAGTTGCGGGAATCAGGCGCCACCAAGCGTTTTTCCGCCCGCGAACTGGTGCAGGTGCTGGCCTTCTACCACTATATACAGCGCATGGGCGAAGACCTGCAGAACGCTCTTGGCCGGTCCGCCGCGCAATCCTGA
- a CDS encoding enoyl-CoA hydratase/isomerase family protein: MTLQQTDEGIFQIERRGRTALLRLCGNFFQNIKDLGRRDTVLNAFDMLNMDKDVSVIILSLAYCGVSGDEYVRFFREQLDGMEKQSAHRFCNAVNQVMLEMVRSGKLIVHTCCGDMLTFFLGVSLAADYSIAAEGSVFRNSYQEIGLLPKGGLPYFISRRLGNRAVYDLLLAEQSITAEKALELGLLNSVVPREQMEEAAFAYAARFENVPLRTVTGTKRLTNWCIRDLEEYLSYENKQMMKTLDQFG, translated from the coding sequence ATGACGCTGCAGCAGACGGATGAAGGCATCTTTCAGATTGAACGACGCGGGCGCACCGCATTGTTGCGGCTGTGCGGCAACTTCTTCCAGAATATCAAGGATCTGGGCAGGCGGGATACGGTTCTGAACGCCTTTGACATGCTGAACATGGATAAGGACGTTTCCGTCATCATTCTCAGCCTTGCGTATTGCGGGGTGAGCGGGGATGAATATGTCCGCTTTTTCCGTGAACAGCTCGACGGCATGGAAAAGCAGTCTGCCCACCGGTTCTGCAATGCCGTGAATCAGGTGATGCTTGAAATGGTCCGTTCCGGAAAGCTGATCGTGCACACCTGCTGCGGTGATATGCTCACTTTTTTCCTCGGCGTGTCGCTGGCTGCGGATTACTCCATTGCAGCCGAGGGCAGCGTGTTTCGCAATTCCTATCAGGAGATAGGCCTGCTGCCCAAGGGCGGACTGCCCTATTTCATCTCGCGCAGGCTGGGCAACCGCGCTGTGTATGATCTGCTGCTCGCGGAGCAGTCCATTACCGCGGAAAAGGCGCTGGAACTGGGGCTGCTGAACTCCGTGGTTCCCAGAGAGCAGATGGAGGAGGCCGCCTTTGCCTATGCCGCACGGTTCGAGAACGTTCCGCTACGCACCGTCACAGGCACCAAGCGTCTGACCAACTGGTGTATCCGCGACCTTGAAGAATATCTCAGCTACGAAAACAAGCAGATGATGAAGACGCTGGACCAGTTCGGCTAG